TGACAACAATGTCccgatgaaatttgactcttcatATACATTTAATTTAAATTTCGAATTCAAACCAAAAGGAGATGACTGCATCAATCCAAAGAAAACGTGGACAATTCGACCACTTTACTATGTCAGTCTAAAATGAGAATGATATGGGATACTATGACTTAGCTATTACACCAGCCCTGTTTGACTTCTACGGCTCCTCCATCGACGTGGCATCTTTGGTTCCTAAACAGATCTTGCAATTAGTTTTCCTTCTGTCCACCATCGACATTAGTAGTCTGATAGGACACTTTTTTGCCAACTGCCCTTTAAGTTGATAGTAAGCTCAACTGCCTTTCTGTCTTTAAGCTCAACTACCAGGAGTTCTTTTGTCCTAAATGGAACTCCTAATGGATCAGAAATTTTGTCCGGCAGATCATATATTCATGTAGTACTCGGCACTGCTTTTGTATCTATATCCGGTAATTGAAGAATCATTCTACTCTTTTAGACACTGTTTTTGTCTCTCATTTTCAAGACTACTCGAGTATTCCATCATGTAGTCCAAtgttttttcatatatatatctagGCCTTCCGTGGATCCATTCAAGGAAGGGAAACAGGGATGAACAGGTGTTATATGCATCCACTTTGGCTGCTCACGAGGAACCTCATTCACCAGAAGACATACAACAAAATTGTGCTGAATAAAGCTATTTCTGCAGACAGCGAACATCCTCTTAATGCATATACACCAGTCACCTCTCATGATAAACATATACATGTAGTTGTGGGATCCATTCCTGTTGCCACTGATAAACTCTTCAATGCTGTTTCATTTGACAACTCTACAGTGCTGATAGTGACCATGGACAAGAACCAGGGTTTCCAAGGTTTGATCATTAACAAACGGATAAGCTGGGATAATTTTAAAGAACTAGACAGTGATCTGGTTTCGCTAAAGCATTCTCCTCTCTACTATGGAGGTCCTGTCAGGTTTCAGACTTTACCTCTTGTCAGTTTGATTCGGAAAGCTAAAGAGGGTTATACAGAGATCGTGAAAGGTGTTTATTTTGGAAATCCAGTCGTAACACGTCAGGTGATTGAAGAAATTAAATTGAAAGAAGAATCTCCTGATGATTATTGGTTCTTCTTGGGTTTCTCAAGTTGGGGATATGACCAGCTTTTCCAAGAGATTACAGAAGGAGCATGGCGGCTGACTGGAGATCCTATTGAACATTTAGATTGGCCAGAGAACTAACAGATTCTCCATCTGCCTAGATCTTTTGACATAGATATTGGATCAATGATGCATTTGGTGGATGCTTCGTGAGGTAGGCAGTATGATGCAGTTTTGACAGCTCTGGTCACAGAAGTCGGAACTCAAATGAACGGCCTGAATGAGAATTTGTAATTGTACAATTTTGGATGTTGTAAGCGGAACAAACCGTTTCTTCTAGGTTTGACTTGTGAAATTTGTAGATCATAGCTAtatttgttcagaaaattcatatttatggctccTTTTACATTATGATCATAACTATTCATGATTACAAAATCATCTTTTTAATTTCTAGAAGAGCATATTCTATACAACTAGTAATGATGTATTCTATGTCTCCCcttcttttattttattgaaaGCCGTTAAGTGGTGGTTAACTGCTTTTTTGGGCTTTTGATGCAAAGATGATGTGATTTTTCCCCCCCAATAGTTCCTTAGCTGCATTATTTTGGTTGCCAATACTCGTCTTCCATGCTTTCTGAGTTGTCATGGCAAAGCCCTTCTGTGATGCTCTGTAATCTGTCCGTCTTTGCTTTTTATTTGAAAACGAACTAGGTGAGTGACATAATACTTCTGTAGTTACTttagttagtttggcaagtcccatagtcccacatcgggaaaattagacttattgtctcgtcttggaactataaataagggcctgggctttgaagtcagaggtaccacaggcagcacaagaggcaccacaagaaaacctacttacgatttgagtttttcttgtttagtaagttgaaggtattttatggcctaggaacatcttcctaaggcatttgtaagtgtccctcttttataatagtaatttgctcctctttcttccgtgaatgtaggtcaaagtcaattgatcgaaccacgtatatctggtgttctggtgttttgtttgttcttgtcgcttttattctttccgctttattgtctttgttgtgttgccaaaattaccctttggtaaatatcctggggctagctttaacaaactggtatcagagcctggttctgggatcttttggcaacgatgacaatatcaaagatcgttgtcgagaaattcgacagaaatgtcaacttcggcttgtggcaactcaagatggaaaccattctggttcaagacggagttgatttggcacttcagggtgctgagaacattccagatggtacgtcaaaggaagaacttgcgggtatggataagaaggcccgatccagcatcattctaaatctctctgatgaggttttacagGAGGTGGCTAcaaagactacggctaagagcatgtgggacaagcttaaagctttgtacatgaagaggacagtggagaatcgtctctacttgaagcagagtctgtatatgcttcggatgattgaaggtacatctatactctcgcatcttgataagtttgattctttggttatgaatttggagaatatagatgcaaaaattgatgatgaggataaggctttgttactcttgtgttctcttccccaatcttttaagcatttccatgatactttgatttatggaaaagaaacagttttgtatcaagaaattaaatctgcattgaaatctaaggagcagatagacaggaatatcactggggaaagtagagagaatcaggctgagggtctggttgttaggggaagaatggataaaagagaatttgacagtagtagatctaaatctagatctaaatccagacatagaaatttggaatgcagatattgtcataaaatggggcacattaaatctgattgctttaaattgaaaaataaattaaagcaaaaggaaaattttgttgagaaaactattgaatctgctgaagttagtgtagcaactgatgagattgttggaaatattttttctgctattgatgacaggacgaggtctaaaaatgaatggattttagattcgggttgttcttatcacatgtgtcccaatagggatttgttttccacatatgaatcttataatggtggaattgttttgatgggcaataatgccgcatgtgatgttgttggtagaggaacaatccgaattaaaatgcatgatggtattgtgaggacgctcactaatgttagacatgttcctgatttgaaaaagaatctcatctctttaggcaccctagaggcccttgggtgtaaatacacagctgaaggtagagttatgaaagtttctagaagtgcccttattgttatgaaagcttgtaggtctggtagcttgtatattctgcagggaactactgtcacaggttcggttgccgtttcgtcatcatcattgtctgattctgacatcaccaaattatggcatatgcgtttgagtcatatgagcgaaaaaggtttgagcatattgagcaaaagaggtctactttgcggacagagtactaggccactggacttttgtgaacactgcatttttggatagcagaaaagagtcagctttacttctccggtagttcacaaaacaaaaggtactcttgactatattcattcagatctttggggtccagctcatgttcagtctaagggtggtgccaggtatatgttgactttcattgatgattattccaagaaagtttgggtttattttctgaagcataaaaatgatgtttttctaacatttaaacaatggaaggctttgattgagaagcaaacaggtaaacagattaagcggcttcgaacagataatggcatggaattttgtgaaggtgattttgaagaattctgcaaaaatgaaggaatcgttcggcatcacactgttaggatgacgcctcagcaaaatggtgtagccgaacgtatgaacagaacactcttggagagagcaaggtgtatgatctcaaatgcagggttgacaatggacttttgggcagaggcgattaatatggcatgttacgttgtcaaccgcgctccttctgcagcacttaactttaaaactccaaaggaagtttggtcaggtactcctgctgattattctgattttaaaatttttgggtgtccagcatacatgcatgtaaatgaaggaaaattagagcctcgggctaaaaagtgcattttccttgggtatgcttctggggtgaaaggatacagattatggtgtcctgatcccaaatccccaaaatttgtaatcagtagatatgttacttttgatgaattatctatgctatcttctaaagaggaatctactagttgtacaaatgatagtgtgcagaagcaggtggagcttgagattggtagttcagattcttttaagtcaaactcttctactcaaagaatgccagtaggtggtcccgagtctactgacacagatgatccagaggaagagcaatattccatagccaaggatagaccacggagagaaattcgaccaccacaaagatatgcaaatttggttgcatatgctttatctgttgcagaagagacaagtgaagttggtgagcctacttcctactcagatgcagtttcttgtgataattccgctaagtggtcgattgcaatgaatgaagaaattgagtctctccatcggaatagaacttgggatcttgtgaaaccgccttcgggtaagaaaattgttggatgcaaatgggtcttcaaaaggaaggaaggtattccaggggttgaagatgcaaggtacaaagcacgattggttgcaaagggctatagtcaggtacatggtgttgattttaatgacgtattttcacctgttgttaaacatagctctattcgtgttttgcttgctttagttgccatgtatgatttggaattggagcaacttgatgttaagacagctttcttacatagtgaacttgaagaacaaatttatatggagcaacctcatggatttgaagttgatggaaaggaagaccatgtttgcttattaaagaaatccttgtatggattgaagcagtctccaagacaatggtataagaggtttgattcttttatgttgggtcatggttacacgaggagcatgtatgatagttgtgtttacttccggaagttaactgatggctcttttgtgtatttgttgctttatgttgatgatatgcttattgcagctaagaatttgtcagaaattcacactttgaaaatgcagttgagtagtgaatttgaaatgaaagatttgggagcagctaagaaaattcttggcatggagatcaaaagagatcgaggagttggaaaattatttctgactcagaaaaattacctcaagaaagtcttggagaggtttggcatgaaaaatgctaagccagttagtactcctcttgctagccattttcggctatctgctgctcagtcaccacagtcagttgaagagaaagaatatatggtgaaagttccatattctagtgccatcggcaatattatgtatgcaatggtttgtactcgtccagatatttcacaagcagtcagtgtggttagtagatatatgtctcgcccaGGTAAAAtacattggcaggctgtgaagtggattctcatatacttgcaagggacttcagatgttTGTTTGGAATTTGGGAAAAattgtgacactttggttggttacgtcgactctgattatgctgcggatcttgataaacgaagatct
This Musa acuminata AAA Group cultivar baxijiao chromosome BXJ1-2, Cavendish_Baxijiao_AAA, whole genome shotgun sequence DNA region includes the following protein-coding sequences:
- the LOC135611873 gene encoding uncharacterized protein LOC135611873, whose amino-acid sequence is MNRCYMHPLWLLTRNLIHQKTYNKIVLNKAISADSEHPLNAYTPVTSHDKHIHVVVGSIPVATDKLFNAVSFDNSTVLIVTMDKNQGFQGLIINKRISWDNFKELDSDLVSLKHSPLYYGGPVRFQTLPLVSLIRKAKEGYTEIVKGVYFGNPVVTRQVIEEIKLKEESPDDYWFFLGFSSWGYDQLFQEITEGAWRLTGDPIEHLDWPEN